One genomic region from Strix uralensis isolate ZFMK-TIS-50842 chromosome 5, bStrUra1, whole genome shotgun sequence encodes:
- the FMC1 gene encoding protein FMC1 homolog — protein MAALGSPLRTLRGLLRELRHASGRAGRPYRDTAAYQHIVAAFRAHRVTSEKLCRAQQELHFQAATYLCLLRSVREHTALHQEYHGKGERSPEEVAGLVGFRLPQQPGGKG, from the exons ATGGCGGCGCTGGGCTCTCCGCTGCGGACCTTGCGCGGGCTCCTGCGGGAGCTCCGCCACGCCAGCGGCCGGGCGGGCCGCCCCTACCGCGACACGGCCGCCTACCAGCACATTGTCGCGGCCTTCCGCGCCCACCGG GTCACCAGCGAGAAGCTGTGCCGGGCCCAGCAGGAGCTGCACTTCCAGGCTGCCACCTACCTCTGCCTGCTCCGCAGCGTCCGGGAGCACACGGCCCTTCATCAGGAGTATCACGGCAAGGGCGAGCGCTCGCCTGAGGAGGTCGCCGGCCTGGTGGGCTTCAGGCTGCCTCAGCAGCCGGGAGGGAAGGGTTGA